Proteins encoded by one window of Cannabis sativa cultivar Pink pepper isolate KNU-18-1 chromosome 4, ASM2916894v1, whole genome shotgun sequence:
- the LOC115717546 gene encoding uncharacterized protein LOC115717546, which translates to MASLRPLREVEGSIIDCFSILMNKYERDSRLPDQPRVWYMPTRISQKTLGSFNVKRIAKDREWSKLFYEDNFEKCVKMFVPVLTLEGAPHWFGGEVNMKSKVVSFLDSLHTAMHEKYRVEATKEMVNLQSFIV; encoded by the exons ATGGCATCGTTGCGACCGTTGCGAGAAGTTGAGGGATCC ATCATTGACTGTTTTTCTATACTAATGAACAAGTACGAACGTGATAGTCGATTACCTGACCAACCTCGTGTTTGGTACATGCCCACTCGCATCTCG CAAAAAACTCTCGGTTCGTTTAATGTGAAGAGGATTGCGAAAGACCGGGAGTGGTCAAAACTGTTTTACGAAGACAACTTCGAAAAATGCGTCAAG ATGTTTGTGCCGGTGTTGACTCTAGAAGGTGCACCACATTGGTTTGGTGGCGAAGTAAATATGAAGTCCAAGGTTGTCTCATTTCTGGACTCCCTACACACCGCAATGCATGAGAAGTATCGTGTGGAGGCTACGAAAGAAATGGTAAACTTGCAAAGTTTCATTGTTTGA